A stretch of the Streptomyces ortus genome encodes the following:
- a CDS encoding ester cyclase, protein MSDQIASVRRLVEAYNTGKTDDVADYIHPEYMNPGTLEFTSLRGPELFAINVAWVKRTFSEEARLEEVAIEENGDWVRARLVLYGRHVGEMVGMAPTGRLFSGEQIHLLHFVDGKIHHHRDWPDYQGTYRQLGEPWPEKEHRRP, encoded by the coding sequence GTGAGTGACCAGATAGCGAGTGTCCGGCGCCTGGTGGAGGCGTACAACACCGGGAAAACGGACGACGTGGCCGACTACATCCATCCGGAATACATGAATCCGGGAACTCTGGAATTCACTTCGCTGCGCGGCCCCGAGCTTTTCGCGATCAATGTCGCATGGGTGAAGAGGACGTTCTCCGAGGAGGCGCGCCTGGAGGAGGTGGCCATCGAGGAGAACGGCGACTGGGTGCGTGCCCGGCTGGTGCTCTACGGGCGGCACGTCGGCGAGATGGTCGGCATGGCGCCCACCGGGCGGTTGTTCTCCGGCGAGCAGATCCACCTCCTCCACTTCGTCGACGGAAAGATCCACCACCACCGCGACTGGCCCGACTACCAGGGCACCTACCGCCAGCTCGGGGAGCCGTGGCCGGAGAAGGAGCACCGCCGTCCGTGA
- a CDS encoding antibiotic biosynthesis monooxygenase family protein: MTDHEPDAQAEEAGAVTFVNTFTVHAEPEVFEKEFARTSEFMARQPGLIRHTLARHAERPGQYVNVAEWRDVASFRAAVSHADFQPHAGALRALAESRPELYLARLRRDGGAEEGI, encoded by the coding sequence ATGACGGATCACGAGCCAGACGCCCAGGCCGAGGAGGCCGGCGCCGTGACCTTCGTGAACACCTTCACCGTGCACGCCGAACCCGAGGTGTTCGAGAAGGAGTTCGCGCGGACGTCCGAGTTCATGGCGCGGCAGCCGGGCCTGATCCGGCACACCCTGGCCCGGCACGCGGAGCGGCCCGGCCAGTACGTCAACGTCGCCGAGTGGCGGGACGTCGCCTCGTTCCGCGCGGCCGTCTCGCACGCCGACTTCCAGCCGCACGCGGGCGCGCTGCGCGCCCTCGCCGAAAGTCGGCCGGAACTCTATCTGGCACGGCTGCGCCGCGACGGCGGCGCGGAGGAGGGGATATGA
- a CDS encoding acyl carrier protein, with the protein MSAFTTEDLFQIMRECAGEEEAVDLSSAAAEQEFGLLGYDSLALMEAISRVERGYGIALPEETLGEALTPAAFVAVVNAALADRMPAAGAA; encoded by the coding sequence ATGTCCGCTTTCACCACCGAGGACCTCTTCCAGATCATGCGTGAGTGCGCGGGCGAGGAGGAGGCGGTCGACCTGTCGAGCGCCGCCGCGGAACAGGAGTTCGGACTGCTCGGCTACGACTCGCTGGCCCTCATGGAGGCGATCAGCAGGGTGGAGCGCGGCTACGGCATCGCCCTGCCCGAGGAGACACTCGGCGAGGCGCTGACCCCCGCGGCGTTCGTCGCCGTCGTGAACGCCGCGCTCGCCGACCGCATGCCCGCGGCGGGGGCCGCCTGA
- a CDS encoding ketoacyl-ACP synthase III family protein — MTEAGPGAEGAFVAEAPAPDIRIAGCGVWLPPRTPVADAVAAGLCDEALARTTGMLSVSVAEDEPAPEMAARAARIALERSGFDRGGVDSGAGAGSGAGAGAEPGSGAGPMPGSGSGSASGDVSLILHASFFYQGHDLWAPASYVQRAAVGNQCPAIEVGQVSNGGMAGLGLAVDHLRAGPAAGEPDRRVLLTTGDAFRPPGFDRWRSDSGTFYGDGGTALVLSSREGFARIRGLATVSVPELEGMHRGDDPFGSAPFSHRPVVDLDACKKDFLATHRVPQVIAASGAAQDAAVERALAAAGVTLADVDRFVLPHLGRKRLRAGHLARFGIAEERTTWEWSRGIGHLGAGDQIAGFDHLVASGSLRAGDLVVWMSVGAGFTYSCAVVEMLERPAWAPTTLAGEAV, encoded by the coding sequence ATGACCGAGGCGGGGCCGGGCGCCGAGGGGGCCTTCGTCGCGGAGGCCCCGGCGCCGGACATCCGGATCGCGGGGTGCGGGGTCTGGCTGCCGCCCCGCACCCCGGTCGCGGACGCCGTCGCGGCCGGGCTGTGCGACGAGGCCCTGGCCAGGACCACCGGCATGCTGTCGGTGTCCGTGGCCGAGGACGAGCCGGCCCCGGAGATGGCGGCCCGAGCGGCCCGCATCGCCCTGGAGCGGTCGGGCTTCGACCGAGGGGGCGTCGACTCGGGGGCGGGGGCCGGGTCGGGGGCCGGGGCGGGGGCTGAGCCCGGGTCCGGGGCCGGGCCCATGCCCGGGTCCGGGTCCGGGTCTGCTTCTGGTGACGTGTCGCTGATCCTGCACGCCAGTTTCTTCTATCAGGGGCACGACCTGTGGGCGCCCGCCTCGTACGTCCAGCGTGCCGCCGTCGGCAATCAGTGCCCCGCCATCGAGGTCGGCCAGGTCTCCAACGGAGGCATGGCCGGACTCGGACTCGCGGTCGACCATCTGCGGGCGGGCCCGGCGGCAGGCGAGCCGGACCGACGGGTCCTGCTGACGACCGGCGACGCCTTCCGCCCACCCGGCTTCGACCGCTGGCGCAGCGACTCCGGCACCTTCTACGGGGACGGGGGCACCGCCCTCGTGCTGTCCTCGCGGGAGGGCTTCGCCCGGATCCGTGGCCTGGCCACCGTCTCCGTGCCGGAGCTGGAGGGGATGCACCGCGGCGACGACCCGTTCGGCAGCGCCCCGTTCAGCCACCGGCCGGTGGTCGACCTGGACGCCTGCAAGAAGGACTTCCTGGCCACCCACCGCGTGCCCCAGGTGATCGCGGCGAGCGGGGCCGCGCAGGACGCCGCCGTCGAGCGGGCCCTCGCCGCCGCCGGGGTCACGCTCGCCGACGTCGACCGCTTCGTCCTGCCCCACCTGGGCCGCAAGCGGCTGCGGGCGGGCCATCTCGCCCGCTTCGGGATCGCGGAGGAGCGCACCACCTGGGAGTGGAGCCGCGGCATCGGACACCTCGGCGCAGGCGACCAGATCGCCGGGTTCGACCACCTGGTCGCCTCCGGGAGCCTCCGCGCCGGCGACCTCGTCGTGTGGATGAGCGTGGGCGCCGGCTTCACGTACTCCTGCGCGGTCGTCGAGATGCTGGAACGGCCCGCCTGGGCACCTACGACACTGGCTGGAGAGGCCGTATGA
- a CDS encoding ketosynthase chain-length factor yields the protein MTTAPATAAPTTTAAGTARAVVTGVGVLAPNGIGAEEYWAATLRGESGIARITRFDPSSYPSRLAGEVTGFSVRDHIPSRLVPQTDRTTQFALAGADWALADAGLNAESLPADERGVVTASASGGFEFGQRELGHLWGKDPKHVSAYMSFAWFYAVNSGQVSIRHDLRGPTGVLVTDQAGGLDAVAQARRRIRKGTPLMLTGGMDASLCPYGLAAQISAGILSESEDPARAYLPFDAAANGHVPGEGGAILALEDADRARERGARIHGAIGGYAATFDPRPGSGRPANLERAVRGALADAGLRPGDIAFVLADGAGEPEPDRVEAQALTAVFGPGGVPVSVPKTMTGRLYSGAAPLDLVTALFALRDGVVPPTVHVEETTGHDLDLVTGAPRPVTGDAALVLARGRGGFNSAMVVRGPSAP from the coding sequence ATGACCACCGCGCCCGCCACCGCCGCGCCGACGACCACCGCGGCCGGGACCGCCAGGGCCGTGGTCACCGGGGTCGGCGTGCTCGCGCCCAACGGGATCGGGGCCGAGGAGTACTGGGCAGCGACCCTGCGCGGGGAGAGCGGCATCGCCCGCATCACCCGCTTCGACCCGTCCTCGTACCCCTCCCGGCTGGCCGGCGAGGTCACCGGGTTCTCGGTGCGCGACCACATCCCCAGCCGGCTCGTCCCGCAGACCGACCGCACCACGCAGTTCGCCCTCGCCGGCGCCGACTGGGCGCTCGCCGACGCCGGGCTGAACGCGGAGAGCCTGCCCGCCGACGAGCGCGGGGTGGTGACCGCCAGCGCCTCCGGCGGCTTCGAGTTCGGCCAGCGCGAACTGGGCCACCTGTGGGGCAAGGACCCCAAGCATGTCAGCGCGTACATGTCCTTCGCCTGGTTCTACGCCGTCAACTCGGGCCAGGTCTCCATCCGCCACGATCTGCGCGGGCCCACCGGGGTCCTCGTCACCGACCAGGCGGGCGGCCTCGACGCGGTCGCGCAGGCCAGGCGCCGGATCCGCAAGGGCACCCCGCTGATGCTGACGGGCGGCATGGACGCCTCGCTGTGCCCGTACGGGCTCGCCGCGCAGATCTCCGCGGGCATCCTCAGCGAGAGCGAGGACCCGGCCCGCGCCTATCTGCCCTTCGACGCCGCCGCGAACGGCCATGTGCCCGGCGAGGGCGGGGCGATCCTCGCCCTGGAGGACGCGGACCGGGCCCGGGAGCGCGGGGCCCGGATCCACGGGGCGATCGGCGGGTACGCCGCCACCTTCGACCCCCGCCCGGGCTCGGGGCGCCCGGCCAACCTGGAGCGGGCCGTCCGCGGGGCGCTGGCCGACGCCGGGCTGCGTCCCGGGGACATCGCGTTCGTCCTCGCGGACGGCGCCGGTGAACCGGAGCCCGACCGTGTCGAGGCGCAGGCCCTGACCGCGGTCTTCGGCCCCGGCGGCGTGCCGGTCTCGGTCCCCAAGACCATGACGGGACGCCTCTACTCGGGCGCCGCGCCGCTCGACCTGGTCACCGCGCTGTTCGCGCTGCGGGACGGCGTCGTCCCGCCGACGGTCCACGTAGAGGAGACGACGGGCCACGACCTCGACCTGGTGACCGGCGCCCCGCGGCCCGTCACGGGGGACGCGGCGCTGGTACTGGCCCGGGGCCGCGGGGGCTTCAACAGCGCGATGGTCGTCCGCGGCCCGTCGGCGCCCTGA
- a CDS encoding beta-ketoacyl-[acyl-carrier-protein] synthase family protein, protein MTARRVVVTGLGVIAPGGVGTKAFWERIVSGVSATRTITAFDATPFRSRMAAECDFDGARHGLSARDTARLDRASQFALVAAREALADSGVEIDGSNAHRTGVSLGSAVGCTLKLEEEYVARSDGGKRWLVDHAAGTPYLYDYFVPSSMAAEVAWEAGAEGPVALVSAGCTSGLDSLGHAVELIREGSADIMIAGGSDAPIAPITVACFDAIKATSPRNDTPDHASRPFDRTRSGFVLGEGAAVLVLEERESALRRGAQVYAEIAGFAARANAHHMTGLRPDGLEMAAAITGALDDARTDRQAVGYVNAHGTATRQNDIHETAAIKHSLGEHAHRVPVSSIKAVIGHSLGAVGSIEAAASALVIRHGVIPPTAGLHEPDPQLDLDYVPLTARDQPVDTVLTVGSGFGGFQSAMVLTASEGRRP, encoded by the coding sequence ATGACCGCCCGCCGTGTGGTGGTCACCGGCCTCGGGGTGATCGCGCCGGGCGGAGTCGGCACGAAGGCGTTCTGGGAACGCATCGTCTCCGGAGTCTCCGCGACGAGGACCATCACGGCCTTCGACGCGACGCCGTTCCGCTCCCGGATGGCCGCCGAGTGCGACTTCGACGGAGCCCGCCACGGACTGTCGGCCCGTGACACCGCCCGGCTGGACCGCGCCTCCCAGTTCGCCCTGGTCGCAGCCCGCGAGGCGCTCGCCGACAGCGGCGTGGAGATCGACGGGAGCAACGCGCACCGCACCGGCGTCAGCCTCGGCTCCGCCGTGGGCTGCACGCTGAAACTGGAGGAGGAGTACGTCGCGCGCAGCGACGGCGGCAAGCGGTGGCTGGTCGACCACGCGGCGGGCACCCCGTACCTGTACGACTACTTCGTGCCCAGCTCGATGGCGGCGGAGGTCGCCTGGGAGGCGGGCGCCGAGGGTCCGGTCGCGCTCGTCTCGGCGGGCTGCACCTCAGGACTCGACTCGCTGGGCCACGCCGTCGAACTCATCCGTGAGGGCAGCGCCGACATCATGATCGCCGGGGGCAGCGACGCCCCCATCGCGCCGATCACGGTGGCCTGCTTCGACGCCATCAAGGCCACCTCGCCGCGCAACGACACCCCGGACCACGCCTCGCGGCCCTTCGACCGGACCCGCAGCGGCTTCGTCCTGGGCGAGGGCGCCGCCGTCCTCGTCCTGGAGGAGCGGGAGTCGGCCCTGCGGCGCGGGGCGCAGGTCTACGCCGAGATCGCCGGCTTCGCCGCGCGCGCCAACGCCCACCACATGACCGGACTGCGCCCCGACGGCCTGGAGATGGCCGCCGCCATCACCGGCGCGCTCGACGACGCCCGGACCGACCGCCAGGCCGTCGGCTACGTCAACGCGCACGGCACGGCCACCCGGCAGAACGACATCCACGAGACGGCCGCCATCAAGCACAGCCTGGGCGAGCACGCCCACCGCGTCCCGGTCAGCTCCATCAAGGCGGTCATCGGCCACTCGCTCGGCGCCGTCGGCTCCATCGAGGCCGCCGCCTCCGCCCTGGTGATCCGGCACGGCGTGATTCCCCCGACCGCGGGACTGCACGAGCCGGACCCCCAACTCGACCTCGACTACGTGCCGTTGACCGCCCGCGACCAGCCCGTCGACACCGTGCTGACGGTGGGCAGCGGCTTCGGCGGCTTCCAGAGCGCGATGGTGCTCACCGCATCCGAAGGGAGGCGCCCATGA
- a CDS encoding acyltransferase domain-containing protein has translation MTAERPLPVALLLPGQGSQQPRMAAGLYGYEPVFTEAMDEFFDAAGAEGGPLREDWLAERPATELDHVTRSQPLLFAVDLALGRLVLSWGVRPAALLGHSIGELASAVLAGVFSTRDAVGLVLDRVGRLAKAPPGGMLAVAASTAEVAPYLSGDVVVGAVNAPRQTILAGPDGPLDKAGRALGEAGFVCRRVPSLSAFHSPLLEPACRGAAERFAAVRRSSPAVPVHSAYTAAPLTRADIDDPSFWARQPVAPVLFWPALEGLLAAGDHLLVEVGPGQGLSQVARRHPAVRRGSSAVVSLLPARPGPPEGDRSAIGAAVARIAGAGHPIGRATASRGAPSAAPAV, from the coding sequence ATGACCGCCGAACGCCCCTTGCCCGTCGCCCTGTTGCTGCCCGGCCAGGGCTCCCAGCAGCCGCGGATGGCCGCGGGCCTCTACGGGTACGAGCCGGTGTTCACCGAGGCGATGGACGAGTTCTTCGACGCGGCGGGCGCCGAGGGCGGTCCGCTGCGCGAGGACTGGCTGGCCGAACGGCCCGCCACGGAACTGGACCACGTCACCCGCTCGCAGCCGCTGCTGTTCGCCGTGGACCTGGCGCTGGGCCGACTGGTGCTCAGCTGGGGGGTGCGTCCCGCCGCCCTGCTGGGGCACAGCATCGGGGAGCTGGCCTCGGCGGTGCTGGCCGGGGTGTTCAGCACCCGGGACGCGGTCGGGCTGGTGCTCGACCGGGTCGGGCGGCTGGCGAAGGCGCCGCCGGGCGGCATGCTCGCGGTCGCCGCGTCCACGGCGGAGGTGGCTCCGTATCTGAGCGGGGACGTGGTCGTGGGCGCGGTCAACGCCCCGCGCCAGACCATCCTGGCCGGTCCCGACGGACCGCTGGACAAGGCCGGCCGTGCGCTGGGGGAGGCCGGGTTCGTCTGCCGCCGGGTTCCGTCGCTCAGCGCCTTCCACAGCCCTCTGCTCGAACCCGCCTGCCGGGGCGCGGCCGAACGCTTCGCCGCGGTGCGCAGGAGCAGCCCGGCCGTGCCGGTCCACTCGGCCTACACCGCCGCCCCGTTGACCCGGGCCGACATCGACGACCCGTCCTTCTGGGCGCGGCAGCCCGTGGCACCGGTGCTCTTCTGGCCCGCGCTGGAGGGGCTGCTGGCGGCGGGTGACCATCTGCTGGTGGAGGTGGGGCCCGGGCAGGGCCTCTCCCAGGTGGCCCGCCGCCACCCTGCCGTCCGGCGGGGCAGCAGCGCGGTGGTGTCGCTGCTGCCGGCCCGGCCGGGTCCACCGGAGGGGGACCGGTCCGCGATCGGGGCCGCCGTGGCGCGCATCGCGGGGGCGGGCCATCCGATCGGTCGCGCCACCGCGTCCCGGGGCGCCCCGTCCGCGGCCCCGGCCGTCTGA
- a CDS encoding SDR family NAD(P)-dependent oxidoreductase: MPPAAGSVAIVTGATSGIGLAVARSLAEGGSRVFICARDGDRVAHTVKELREAGHDVDGASCDVRDTARVRAFVQEARDRFGPVGALVNNAGRSGGGHTAQIPDELWLDVIDTNLNSVFRMTREVLTTGGMLERGAGRIVNIASTGGKQGVALGAPYSASKHGVVGFTKALGLELAKTGVTVNAVCPGYVETPMAERVRQGYAGAWDITEGEVLERFEAKIPLGRYSTPDEVAGLVGYLLSPTAASITAQAMNVCGGLGNY; the protein is encoded by the coding sequence ATGCCGCCAGCAGCAGGAAGCGTCGCCATCGTCACCGGTGCCACCAGCGGGATCGGTCTCGCCGTGGCCCGGAGCCTGGCCGAGGGCGGGTCGCGGGTCTTCATCTGCGCCCGCGACGGCGACCGGGTCGCCCACACCGTCAAGGAGCTGCGCGAGGCGGGACACGACGTCGACGGCGCCTCCTGCGACGTGCGCGACACCGCTCGGGTACGCGCCTTCGTCCAGGAGGCCAGGGACCGGTTCGGCCCCGTCGGCGCCCTGGTGAACAACGCCGGCCGCAGCGGTGGCGGCCACACCGCGCAGATCCCCGACGAGCTGTGGCTCGACGTGATCGACACCAACCTCAACAGCGTCTTCCGGATGACCCGCGAGGTGCTGACCACCGGCGGGATGCTGGAGCGCGGCGCCGGACGGATCGTCAACATCGCCTCGACGGGCGGCAAGCAGGGCGTGGCACTGGGAGCGCCGTACTCGGCGTCCAAGCACGGCGTGGTCGGCTTCACCAAGGCCCTCGGCCTGGAGCTGGCGAAGACGGGCGTCACCGTCAACGCCGTCTGCCCCGGCTACGTCGAGACGCCGATGGCCGAGCGGGTGCGCCAGGGCTACGCCGGTGCCTGGGACATCACCGAGGGCGAGGTGCTGGAGAGGTTCGAGGCGAAGATCCCCCTCGGCCGCTACTCCACGCCCGACGAGGTCGCCGGGCTCGTCGGCTATCTGCTCTCCCCGACCGCCGCGTCGATCACCGCGCAGGCGATGAACGTCTGCGGCGGGCTCGGCAACTACTGA
- a CDS encoding class I SAM-dependent methyltransferase, whose translation MDTSTYKSEVAAAFNSAAASYDRLGVEFFTPMGRRLVERAAPGEGERVLDVGCGRGACVFPAAERVGPTGRVVGIDVAEAMIEEAAKEAALRGAGTVELRVMDGEHPDFEPGSFDVVLGSYSVIFLPDAPSALARYAPLLSPGGRLAFTSPVFSEDTFPFLPPVFTELIPRELLLDLPPQWQPERLSQRFNSWLADPADLARTLEGAGFQDVSVVDESVQLVAESGLAWVDWSHTQGMRLLWNHLANDKRQQLRDRLITSLDAMREGDGPLTIDTPVRYVTATADA comes from the coding sequence GTGGACACGTCCACGTACAAATCCGAAGTGGCGGCGGCCTTCAACAGCGCCGCGGCGTCCTACGACCGGCTCGGCGTGGAGTTCTTCACTCCGATGGGCCGGCGCCTGGTGGAACGCGCGGCCCCCGGGGAGGGCGAACGGGTCCTCGACGTGGGCTGCGGCCGGGGGGCCTGTGTCTTCCCCGCGGCCGAGCGGGTGGGGCCGACGGGCCGGGTCGTGGGCATCGACGTCGCCGAGGCGATGATCGAGGAGGCCGCGAAGGAGGCCGCGCTGCGCGGCGCCGGCACGGTGGAGCTGCGGGTGATGGACGGGGAGCATCCCGACTTCGAACCGGGCTCCTTCGACGTCGTCCTCGGCAGCTACAGCGTCATCTTCCTGCCCGACGCGCCCTCGGCGCTGGCCCGTTACGCGCCGCTGCTCTCCCCCGGGGGGCGGCTCGCCTTCACCAGCCCGGTGTTCAGCGAGGACACCTTCCCCTTCCTGCCGCCGGTGTTCACCGAACTCATCCCGCGCGAGCTGCTGCTCGACCTGCCTCCGCAGTGGCAGCCGGAGCGGCTCTCGCAGCGCTTCAACAGCTGGCTCGCGGACCCGGCCGACCTCGCCCGCACGCTGGAGGGGGCCGGCTTCCAGGACGTGTCGGTCGTCGACGAGTCCGTCCAACTGGTGGCCGAGTCGGGCCTGGCGTGGGTGGACTGGTCCCACACACAGGGCATGCGCCTGCTGTGGAACCACCTCGCGAACGACAAACGACAACAGCTGCGGGACCGCCTGATCACCTCACTGGACGCGATGCGGGAGGGCGACGGACCGCTCACGATCGACACCCCCGTGCGGTACGTGACGGCGACTGCCGACGCCTGA